The following are from one region of the Calypte anna isolate BGI_N300 chromosome 13, bCalAnn1_v1.p, whole genome shotgun sequence genome:
- the ZNF346 gene encoding zinc finger protein 346 isoform X2 — translation MADGAGSNGDAAGLPVGKEAVDRLIRENGHIFTEAQCKVCSALLISESQRLAHYQSKKHANKVRRYLSIHGAEELSHGKKMKLDAKQDSKQEGSSGEDRNKCCPICNMTFSSPAVATSHYLGKTHAKNMKQQSPKVEEAVPPQKHPATLPASTVSSNEENKDITDPDKFCSLCHATFNNPLMAKQHYVGKKHRKQETKHKLMAHYGRTPDAPASSFMGTDNSRSSAGWPGGLWPCLCECCPL, via the exons ATGGCGGACGGGGCGGGTAGCAACGGGGACGCCGCGGGGCTGCCGGTGGGCAAGGAGGCAG TGGACCGTCTGATCCGGGAGAACGGGCACATCTTCACCGAGGCCCAGTGCAAGGTGTGCAGCGCGCTGCTCATCTCCGAGTCCCAGAGGCTGGCCCACTACCAG agCAAGAAGCACGCCAATAAGGTGAGGAGGTACCTGTCCATCCACGGCGCAGAGGAGCTCTCCCACGGGAAGAAGATGAAGCTGGATGCCAAGCAG GACAGcaagcaggaaggcagcagcgGGGAAGACAGGAACAAGTGTTGTCCCATTTGCAACATgaccttctcctctccagccgTGGCAACCTCTCACTACTTGGGCAAGACACATGCCAAGAACATGAAGCAGCAGTCCCCCAAAGTGGAAG AAGCAGTGCCCCCTCAGAAACATCCTGCTACCCTCCCCGCCTCTACCGTGTCTTCTAATGAAGAGAACAAGGACATTACTGACCCAGACAAGTTCTGTAGCCTCTGCCATGCCACTTTCAACAACCCCCTTATGGCAAAACAGCACTACGTAGGcaagaagcacagaaagcaggagaCCAAACACAAGCTGATGGCACACTATGGCCGAACCCCTGATGCACCAGCGTCGTCCTTCATGG GA
- the ZNF346 gene encoding zinc finger protein 346 isoform X3, protein MADGAGSNGDAAGLPVGKEAVDRLIRENGHIFTEAQCKVCSALLISESQRLAHYQSKKHANKVRRYLSIHGAEELSHGKKMKLDAKQDSKQEGSSGEDRNKCCPICNMTFSSPAVATSHYLGKTHAKNMKQQSPKVEEAVPPQKHPATLPASTVSSNEENKDITDPDKFCSLCHATFNNPLMAKQHYVGKKHRKQETKHKLMAHYGRTPDAPASSFMGTKLLASCLC, encoded by the exons ATGGCGGACGGGGCGGGTAGCAACGGGGACGCCGCGGGGCTGCCGGTGGGCAAGGAGGCAG TGGACCGTCTGATCCGGGAGAACGGGCACATCTTCACCGAGGCCCAGTGCAAGGTGTGCAGCGCGCTGCTCATCTCCGAGTCCCAGAGGCTGGCCCACTACCAG agCAAGAAGCACGCCAATAAGGTGAGGAGGTACCTGTCCATCCACGGCGCAGAGGAGCTCTCCCACGGGAAGAAGATGAAGCTGGATGCCAAGCAG GACAGcaagcaggaaggcagcagcgGGGAAGACAGGAACAAGTGTTGTCCCATTTGCAACATgaccttctcctctccagccgTGGCAACCTCTCACTACTTGGGCAAGACACATGCCAAGAACATGAAGCAGCAGTCCCCCAAAGTGGAAG AAGCAGTGCCCCCTCAGAAACATCCTGCTACCCTCCCCGCCTCTACCGTGTCTTCTAATGAAGAGAACAAGGACATTACTGACCCAGACAAGTTCTGTAGCCTCTGCCATGCCACTTTCAACAACCCCCTTATGGCAAAACAGCACTACGTAGGcaagaagcacagaaagcaggagaCCAAACACAAGCTGATGGCACACTATGGCCGAACCCCTGATGCACCAGCGTCGTCCTTCATGG